The Salvelinus alpinus chromosome 14, SLU_Salpinus.1, whole genome shotgun sequence genomic sequence GGGTAACCATCCCTAGGATCACGCTACACAGACAAAGATAGAGAGGATATGGTCATTATTATTATGACAACTGAATACAGGCAATGTTTTTTTCAATAATAATCAATGTTTTGTCAATAACAATACTAATATTTTGTCAACATTTGGCCCATGGCCTCTATGACAACAAGGTAACTAGGGTAACCAGGTGAAATCGTACCCGGACTCGTCAACGACGGGTGCCTGGTCGAAGGCCTTCTCCTTGAGGATCTTGATGGTCTTCTTGATGTTGACTGAAGGCAGCACAGTGAGGGGGGAAAATAGGTCCAGACCCTGCAGACTCAGGTTCCACCACCAGGGTTTGGACACCATCTGGTCTTCTGGGGTTAGGAAGCCCTTATCACACATCCAGTTGTCACTCAGGAACTTAGACCTGGGGGGTAGGGGTTAGAACTGGGTTAGAATTGGTCCTACTGAAGTTAAATCACTGGTACCCCATAAAAAAAACCTTAGCAATTCTCCTTCATCCCAAACTTAACTCCCCCACATCATCCTTTTCCCAtcaacctccctcctctccctctccagttgCTTACATGTAGTTGCGGATGGAGTCAGGCAGGATGACGACACAGCGCTGGCCCTCCTTCAGCTCTGTGGCCATTCTAACTGCTGCAGCCATGGCCGTGCCTGAACTACCTCCTACacttacagacagagagagagagacagacagagacacagagagagagagagagagacagagagaccgagagagagagagagagacagagagaccgagagagagagagagagacacacagagagagagagagaccgagagagagacagagacagagacagagacagagacagagagagagagagagagagacacagagagatagagacacagagagagagtgagaccgagagagagagagaccgagagagagagagagagagagagaccgagagagagaccgagagagagagagagagagaccgagagagagagagagagagagagagagagagagagagagagagagagagagagagagagagagagagagaaagaaagagagagagagagagagagagagagagagagagagagagagagagagagagagagagagagagagagagagagagagagagagagagctagaccatacagtactacacagagatacacactatTACAGAATTATGCTTTTTGGGAGCACCAGTCATTGTGTGTGACGTCAACTTACCGCAGAGAAGCCCCTCCTCCCTGATCAGCATGCGTGACATGGCAAAAGACTCATCGTCATTGGACTTATACCACCTGTCAATTACCTGCAAGAGAGAAACATTCATATGCATTCTACCATAGCACATAGATACAACATACATTATGTATAGATAATGAATCATTTACCTTCCACAATTTGAACACACTTGAGTTTGAGCtgtcatactgtatattattgtaGATCTTACTGTATACAGAATAGAAAACCCAGCACTACCAGTCTCACACACAGCTCATCTCAGGAGGTCACTGTCACACACTCACAGATCTGTCTAGTACAGTAGGGATGAAGTCGTATCCGATGCCCTCCACCTCGTACTGGGTCTTATCGGTTTTGTTCAGCTTCTCTGGCTCAGCCAGTATAGAACCCTCAGGGTCCACACCCACGATCtacacaacacagaacaacaaTGTTAACTAACCATTACATCAATAGACCAAAATAACACGGTAATAAATACATCACACACAAAGATAAAGCAAAGGCAAGTGAGGCAACTGTTTGATCTTTACTTTATCAATTTGAGATACATTTTATGGCTTTATTTATCAGTGGCAGGCTTAATATTATTTTAGGATCCAACTTCATGGCTTAGCTCAATacgttacactacatgaccaaaagtatgtggacacctgcttgtcgaacatctcattccaaaatcatgctcattaatatggagttggttccccctttgctgctataacaacctccactcttctgggaaggctttccactagatgttgggacattgttgcagggacttgcttccattcagccagaagagtattagtgaggtcagcactgatgttgggcgattaggcctggctcacagtcggagttccaattcatcccaaaggtgtttgatggggtggaggtcagggctctgttcaggccagtcaagttcttccacaccgatctcgacataacatttctgtatggacctcgctttgtgcgcgggggcattatcatgctgaaacaggaaagggcgtccgcaaactgttgccacaaagttggaagcacagaatcatctagaatgtcattgtatgctgtagtgttaggggcctagcccgaaccatgaaaaacagcctcagaccattatttatcctccaccaaactttacagttggcactatgcattagggcaggtagcgttctcctggcatccgccaaacccagaatcgtctgtcagactgttagatggtgtagcgtgattcatcactccaaagaacgcgtttccactgctccagagtccaatggcggcaagctttataccactccagccgacgcttggcattgctcatggtgatcttaggcttgtgtgcggctgctcggccatggaaaaccatttcatgaagctcctgacgaacagttcttgtgctgacgttggcggtcctgttctgtgagcttgtgtggcttaccacttcacggctgaggcgttgttgctcctagacgttttgtcttcgcaataacagcacttacagttgaccggggcagctctagcaggccagaaatttgacttgttggaaaggtggcgtcctatgacggtgccacgttgaaagtcactgagctcttcagtaaggccattctactgccaatgtttgtctatggagattgcatggctctgtgctcaattttatacacctgtcagcaacaggtgtggctgaaatacccTGTGGGTCTTAAATTGACGTTGTTGCTAAAAACGTTCAGCTAAATTAATTTGCAATTGTCTCTCGAAGACAAAGTACACAGGGCAGGGCAATAACATGCAAGTCAGATTGCCTTATAGATCTTGGGCACTGTGTTTTTGACTCAGTGCACTACCTTGATGTTGGGGCATCTCTCCTTCAGCTTGCGGGCGATACCAGTGATGGTGCCACCTGTGCCAGCTCCTGCCACCAACATGTCCACCTTACCTGCAAGAGCAGAGCGACGCAGAAAGATTTGTCTATTAGTACAGTAGTAGGAAAAGGGTATTCTTCACTCAAtttctctatcacacacacacataccatcgCACTGCTCCAGGATCTCCTCGGCAGTGGTGTCGTAGTGGGCCAGGGGGTTGCTAGGGTTACGGTACTGGTCCAGGATATGAGAGTTGGGAATCTCATTCTTCAGACGCCAGGCCACGCCCACGTGGGATTCCGGCGAATCAAAGCGGGCGGCGGTTGGGGTACGCACGATCTCCGCCCCCAAGGCTCTAAGCACATCCACCTGAGGAACACAAGACCAGATTACAGTTAGTTACATAACAAATGCCTATgcatggacacacagacacaaacgtacacgagtacacaaacacacagcagccTCACCTTCTCCATGCTCATCTTCTCAGGCATGACGATGATGCAGCGATAGCCTTTAACTGCAGAGGCCAGGGCTAGACCAATACCTGcagcacaaagagagagagagagagaggacaggtgtAAATACAGGTGTGAATAGCTGCAGGTCATGTCAGCAGTACAGACCATACTGCACAACACAGGGCTACAGTGGATCCTAATGTCAAAGGTAGGCTGGGAGGTCTCAGTGACCACACCAGGCAAAACTCATTTTAAacgcacacacacgtgtacacacattTGTACAGGCATActcacaaacaaaaaaacacaaacataaaTCCTTTGACTGGGGTGTAATCTTTCTGCTGTGAGTCACATAGCCAGTTCCACAGAGAGggccttgtctgtctgtctctctcatgcGTACCTGTGTTGCCAGAGGTGGGCTCGATGATGGTGTCTCCTGGTTTGAGGATCCCATTTCTCTCTGCATCCTCCACCATCCTTAGACTGATACGGTCCTTCACACTGCCCCCTGCGTTAAAGAACTCACACTTggccactacacacacacacacacacacagaaagaaagaaagaaagaaagaaagaaagaaagaaagaaagaaagaaagaaagaaagaaagaaagaaagaaagaaagaaagaaagaaagaaagaaagaaagaaagaaagaaagaaagaagagacaGGGTGGTAACATGTGTGAGGAAATGTTGAATTTTGAATATGTACTCCGCTGGCTCATGTTATCCTTTACTTAAGCGTAACAACATATGGGCAAAACAAACCAATTTAGAAAACATATTTTAATACCACAGAAAAGACTCAAACTAAAATCCCCCATATGTACAAGTTAACTATAAAGCCCCTTAACAACACAAGGGATTACAGTAGAAGTTGCCCCAGGCAGGGGGGGATCATGGGAAGAGACTGAGCCCCCATGAGCCGATTtggaaaatgggggggggggggggggggggggtcgtacaAAGGTCTGCACACATACCACACCCACTCTCCCTTTCACACGTACAACAGCCGATTGGCACAGATTCCAAACTGCCCCAAATCCACTATGGACAGCCAAAAAGTAAATCTGAATCACGTGAAAATCCATGGAAGTACCATGGAAACAGGCCTCTTTGTCCCACTAAGCCATGTGAATCAACCAGAGATTGACTCTAAACAATCAGGCCCATAAAAAACACTCACTGGCAAGAGGGGAAAGATTTAGACGGAGGATCGTGACATGGTTCACATGCAGTGAACTCAAAACCCCCCCGACATGGAGGGTGGTACCAAACGGCACTATTATTAAGTCTAGTATTATTGTACTTTACCGGTCATTGGTCAACTGTACCAATCAAATCAGAGAAAAAACAAGGGTCTGTCTGAGCTAGCTAGTCGCCGTGCAGAATAACTGGTCTTTAACAAGAACAACAGATGCTATTAGGTAATGAAGGGAACATTTCCCTCAGAATCGACCTCCTGACTTCCCAAGACTTCCCAAACCTTGTGACTGTCACAATCCTGCCTAGTGGCACCTGATACAAGACCTTGCCCCTCTCCTGCCGCCCCTCCCACCCCACCTTGCTACAGTGGCCCTCAGAAGGTCACCTATTCCCACAGAGCAGAGGGTCTTTCAGGTGACCATACCCCCCTCCACCCAGAGTGGACTAACCTACTTCAGACAAGACCCCTACCATCATACAGTGAAGCCTAGTGGACTGTAATGTCAGGAAAGGAGGCTATGTGATACCTTTACGTTTACTTTGAAGTAATGACAGTGTAACAAAGGGTAACCGTTCACAGCTAAACTGTACTACAGGAGGAGTCTAGAGAGCCTCCTCTACCTCGCTCTTGCACTCTTCTTTGGTCAATTATTTCATTCTCCCTCACTTCTATTTTATCCCTCTCTTCATTGCCATGTACCCatttctttctccatctccctctccccatttCTCCTAACCCtcgctccttcctctctctcgatCCCTCCCTCTTTGTCATGTCCTCTACTACTGGATTTATGCTTTAAAACATATAACTGCTCTGGGGAAGACAGCTGATCGCCCACAATGTGTAAATCAAACACACTCacagttttttttgggggggggacagAAAATGTGAGTTAAAAATGACACAGCCAGATAAGTTACTGTATTTCCATCATGTTGACACAAACAAGGAAGTGCAAATACAGACATTGCCTTTATCTGGTTGTCTTTTGGCTAGTGTCAATATGCTTAATGGGTGCCATGctgtgtgtgttgactgtgtgTCATGCCTTCAAGGTTGACTGTGTGTGTCATaacatgactgtgtgtgtatgtgtaaataCTCACAGAGTTCACACTTAAGGCCAAAGGCTTTGGGGATCTTGTTCATGCGGACCAGAGGTGTGTCTCCGATCTTCCCGAGGATGTTGGGTAGAATGCTGGGGGCTTCAGTCCTGAGAGGCGGGTATGGGATGGAGACCCAGTTAATATACACAGAAAATAATTCCCAAATAGCCAAGGAAACAAGGCaacaaaaacaaatcaaattaaattgtatttgtcacatgctctgtAAACATGGGTATATTTGCTCCaaagtacactatatataaaaaggtatgtggacaccacttcaaattagtgtattcggctatttcagccacacctgttgctgacagttgtataaaattgagcactctgccatgcaatctccaaggacaaacattggcagtagaatggccttactaaagagctcagtgactttcaacgtggcaccgtcataggatgctacctttccaacaagttagttcgtCAAACTTCTgggctgctagagctgccccggtcaactgtaagtgctgttattgtgaagatgaaacatctaggagcaacaaaggctcagccgcgaagtggtaagccacacaagagGACCgctaacgtcagcacaagaactgttcgtcaggagcttcataaaatggttttccatgtccgagcagccgcacacaagcctaagatcaccatgagcaatgccaagtgtcggctggagtggtataaagctcgctgccattggactctggagcagtggaaacgagttctctggagtgatgaatcacgcttcaccatctggcagtccctcggactaatctgggtttgacggaggctaggagaacgttacctgccccaatgcatagtgccaactgtaaagtttggtggaggaggaataatagtctggggctgcttttcatggtccgggccccttagttccagtgaagggaaacttTAACACTACAGAAtaaaattacattctagacgattctgtgcttctgacttagtggcaacagtttggggaaggccctttcctgtttcagcaggacaatgcccccatgcacaaagtgaggtttTGTCAAGAtcagtatggaagaacttgactggcctgcacagagccctgacctcaaccccatcgagcacctttgggatgaattggaacaccgactgcgagccaagcttaatcgcccaacatcagtgcccgacctcattaatgctcttgtggctgaatggaagcaagtccccgcagcaatgttccaacgtctagtggaaagccttcccagaaaagtagaggctgttatagcagcaaagggggaactaactccatattaatgccaatagttttggaatgagatgtttgacgagcaggtgtccatatacttttggtcatgtagtgtatcttctTGAATGTTGTTACAGTTTTGTAATTTGGAAACTTGTGTAACTTGGCTACTTTTGTAACAGGGTAACCTCTGTATCATGACATCTTTGGGACAGAGTTTTGTAACATGGTACTGTAGCCTATGGATTCTGTTTGTCAGTGAGACAAACACGCCTGTGCATGTGGCAGGCAGCACTGAGTTGTTGATGCCTTATATAACAACTTACATTTATTGAGTGGAGAGACTACAGTGTCAAACAGCCAGACTGTGCCAGAGAAATGCACACGCACATACCCTTTTCCCTAGGCCAAAATGCCAGCTGACGTCAGTGTTGCTGGAAACAATCCTAAAATTGCCATGTCATGGTGAAACACCAAACATCTTCTGCCCAACCCTTCCTCACTCCTGGGTCCTCTCTGTGGCTCTGGTCCTTTCAGGTGTGTCATTATGCAGGAAAATGGAGCCAGGCTAAATATCAAATTCTTGCAAGTCAAAACAACATCCTGCTTTTAATGTTGTTGCTCAACCAAACGAGAAACATAAAAGCACATGGGGCTGGGCTATCTTGCTTCTTTTTTCTCCTTTCAAGTGAAGCAAGCTGGTGACTATATCTTAGCTACGCAAGGGAAATTAGTAGAGTCAGTGAACTATGtaaactatacagtgcattcggaaagtactcagaccccttgactttttccatattttgttatgttacagacttattctaaaatggattaaataaaataaaaatcctcatcaatctacacacaataccccataatgacaaagcaaaaacaagtttatagaaatttttgcaaatgtattaaaaatataaaacacataccttatttacataaatattcagaccctttgctatgagactcaaaattgagctcaagtgcatcctgtttccactgatcatccttgagaagtttctacaacttgcttggagtccatctgtggtaaattcaatttaattgacatgatttagaaaggcactcctgtctataaggtcccatagttgacagtgcatgtcagagcaaaaaccaagccatgaggtcgaaggaattgtccgtagagttccgatatctggggaagggtaccaaaacatttctgcagcattgaagatccccaagaacacagtggcctccatcattcataaatgaagaagtttggaaccaccaagactcttcttagagctgggcgcccggtcaaactgagcaattgggggagaagggccttggtcagggaggtgaccaagaacccaattgtcacatttgacagagctccatagttcctctgtggaggtgggagaactttccagaaggacaaccatctctgcagcactccaccaatcaggcctttatggtggagtggccagatgtAAGCATCTCCGCAGTAAaacgcacatgacagcccgcttggagtttgccaaaaggcacctaaaggactcagaccatgacacacaagattctctggtctgatgaaaccaagattgaactctttggcctgaatgccaagcgtcgcgtcatgaggaagcctggcaccatccctacagtgaagcatgctggtggcagcatcatgctgtggggattgttttcagtggcagggactgggagactagttaggatcgagagaaagatgaacggagcaaagtacagagagatccttgatgaagtcctgagcactctggagcaggttctcagactggggtgaaggttcacctttcaacaggacaacgaccctaagcacgcagccaagacaacacaggagtggcttcgggacaagtctctgaatgtccttgagtggcccagccagagcctggacttgaacatctctggagagacctgaaaatagctgtgcagcgacactccccatccaacctgacagagtttgagaggatctgcagagaagaatgggagaaactccccaaatacaggtgtgccaagcttgtagcatcatacccaagttTATCATACCCACTTTagcctgtaatcgctgccaaaggtgctttaacaaagtactgagtaaatggtctgaatccTGTAAATATGAGATTTCAGTTTCTTACTTTGAATACAATCTCTGAAAaactgttttagctttgtcattatggggtattgtgtgtagattgatgaggaaaacatttgtttttatccattttagaataaggctgtaacgtaactaaatgtggaaaaagtcaacgggtctgaatagtttccgaatgcactgtatgtgttcaAAGAGGCGGGTGGATCAGCAGAATATGTGGAAATACTGTGGTTCTGCTATGGAGATGTGACTCACAGTTCAGAGTGGCAGTGAGGGGAATCTACGGAAGACCCGCCCAGTTTCCAAGTGCATTTGCTGGGCAAGTCAGGACGGATCCACTGCCTCTCCTGCACGCCTGCGGCTGCCTTCTCTAGATCGTTCTTCCCCTCGTGCCCGTTCACATGGACCGACCCATTCTGGGCCTTATGGCCAGCACTGTCCCCGTTCACTTGAGCCGATCCATTAATGGAGAGCTTGTGGCCGTTCAACATGGCTTCTCCGTTGACCTTGCACCCCCCTTTCAAAATGGCAGCCACTCCTTTGGCTTGCGTGTTGCTGAGCTTGGCTGCGTTGGGGCAGACGGAGGGCTCGGCGCCCACAGAGTCTGTGCTGGAGAGAACCGACGACATGgctcacctgagagagaggacggagagagaggagacaaataGTATCTGACAGATTATCAAATTATTGTAGTAAAATGTACTACCCTTCTCAGCTAATATGCAGATCTATAAAAAAGAACACACACCCAATGTGGTTACATTCCGGTTATTTATACATTATTACCATTCCTGTCCTTACATAACAAGGGACAAGCCAGGATATGTTCAGGTGAATACTGCCAGGGAGAATGCTCCCTCAACAGGCCTACACACTGCAACCCAGACTTTCACACAGGTAGCCTACATAGGCTACACACTGCAGAGACTAGAGCGTAAAGCACGAAACCTCGGTCTCTGCAGTTGGGTCTCTTTTTAAAAGGGCTGATTAGCCTAGCTctgcatacacagacacacactacttATCCTGATTACTCTATTGGATAACAAAGACAACTCTCCCTTTCTGTACTGCTTGAACAGATAAGCAAAGCACTTTTGAAATAGCAGTCTTCTCAGGGATTGCAGGTGGGAACGATCGTGTAGAAAGCCTAACAGGTCAAAATGGACGAAATGTACAGCAACTTTGACCAAACAAAGGTCCAATGTGGGAAACAATGCTCTGTCCAGGGTTCATTTGTAAATTCTGTTCATACTCAGCTGGATTGGCCATCTGTATTCAAGagcactaaaacaagcaaaactcAACTGTATCATTTTAAGGCTCTTGAATTTCTGAATGTTTTAAAAACCTTAaaatcttattctggtgacatgatgatcaatgatcAACTGCagttttgacaaataaaaacattcttgctcttatccataatattttaatgtacagtcgtggccaaaagttttgagaatgacacaaatattaattttcacaaagtctgctgcctcagtttgtatgatggcaatttgcatatactgcagaatgttatgaagagtgatcagatgaattgcaattaattgcaaagtccctctttgccatgcaaatgaactgaatcccaaaaaaacatgtccactgcatttcagccctgccacaaaaggaccagctgacatcatgtcagtgattctctcgttaatacaggtgtgagtgttgacgaggacaaggctggagatcactctgtcatgctgattgagttcgaataacagactggaagcttcaaaaggagggtggtgcttagaatcattgttcttcctctcagCCATGGTTACCACCAAGGAaacgtgctgtcatcattgctttgcacaaaaagggcttcacaggcaaggatattgctgccagtaagattgcacctaaatcaaccatttatcggatcatcaagaacttcaaggagagcggttcaattgttgttaagaaggcttcagggcgcccaagaaagtccagcaagctccaggaccgtctcctaaagttgattcagctgcgagatcggggcaccatcagta encodes the following:
- the LOC139538683 gene encoding cystathionine beta-synthase-like, producing MSSVLSSTDSVGAEPSVCPNAAKLSNTQAKGVAAILKGGCKVNGEAMLNGHKLSINGSAQVNGDSAGHKAQNGSVHVNGHEGKNDLEKAAAGVQERQWIRPDLPSKCTWKLGGSSVDSPHCHSELTEAPSILPNILGKIGDTPLVRMNKIPKAFGLKCELLAKCEFFNAGGSVKDRISLRMVEDAERNGILKPGDTIIEPTSGNTGIGLALASAVKGYRCIIVMPEKMSMEKVDVLRALGAEIVRTPTAARFDSPESHVGVAWRLKNEIPNSHILDQYRNPSNPLAHYDTTAEEILEQCDGKVDMLVAGAGTGGTITGIARKLKERCPNIKIVGVDPEGSILAEPEKLNKTDKTQYEVEGIGYDFIPTVLDRSVIDRWYKSNDDESFAMSRMLIREEGLLCGGSSGTAMAAAVRMATELKEGQRCVVILPDSIRNYMSKFLSDNWMCDKGFLTPEDQMVSKPWWWNLSLQGLDLFSPLTVLPSVNIKKTIKILKEKAFDQAPVVDESGVILGMVTLGNMLSSVLAGKVKASDPVAKVLYKQFKQVRLTDNLGKLSRILETDHFALVVHEQIQYMEDGSPCLRQMVFGVVTAIDMLNYITTRERQGSTRERTLSECSMTSECSLTD